The following are encoded in a window of Conger conger chromosome 19, fConCon1.1, whole genome shotgun sequence genomic DNA:
- the LOC133118861 gene encoding stimulated by retinoic acid gene 8 protein-like, with translation MASRRSGSPRRKKEIAEHQKERRRELQARHRATLAGLFDSLRNVVCPSEKTPAKWKILHRAKEFLQKQEACLEELLSLKDSFPADTDGPRTLQEVREEYRRLHCQRSWRPGWTGRAGSGPALLEDSDSSSSEEDPGEILGMSRDSSTSVPNIQEFEGYLLFYRQTVDRLVGAGVLPPGQTGVPVVSETIAGLWQSLPPEYRASLQPCCPRPAPLPPTPPCSSQDSLAAPGSAFQEDLLQDAYDVVQRELHLSPGDSPEMEMDLQTQSQLCSSIMAFMQTQLSQVRERRVRKSRDEWLAADEEAGFLRCTETFDDDL, from the exons ATGGCTAGCAGGAGAAGCGGCAGCCCCAGAAGGAAGAAGGAGATTGCAGAGCATCAGAAGGAACGGAGACGCGAGCTCCAGGCGCGCCACCGCGCCACACTGGCTGGTCTGTTTGATAGCTTGAGAAACGTCGTGTGCCCTTCAGAAAAAACTCCGGCAAAG TGGAAGATTCTGCACCGGGCCAAAGAGTTCCTGCAGAAACAGGAGGCTTGCTTAGAGGAGCTGCTATCGCTGAAAG ACAGCTTCCCGGCGGACACGGACGGGCCGCGCACCTTGCAGGAAGTGAGAGAGGAGTACCGCCGCCTGCACTGCCAGCGCAG CTGGAGGCCGGGTTGGACGGGTCGAGCTGGTTCTGGTCCGGCTCTGCTTGAGGActcagacagcagcagcagtgaggaGGACCCGGGGGAGATCCTGGGCATGTCCCGGGACAGCAGCACCTCCGTACCCAACATCCAGGAGTTTGAGGG GTACCTGCTGTTCTACAGGCAGACGGTGGACCGgctggtgggggcgggggtgttgCCCCCAGGGCAGACGGGGGTCCCTGTGGTGTCAGAGACCATCGCTGGCCTGTGGCAGAGCCTGCCCCCAGAGTACAGGGCCTCCCTCCAGCCCTGCTGCCCCCGGCCTGCCCCgctgccccccaccccgccctgctcctcccagGACAGCCTGGCCGCCCCGGGCTCTGCCTTCCAGGAG GACTTGCTGCAGGACGCGTATGACGTGGTTCAGAGAGAGCTGCACCTGTCTCCAGGTGACAG CCCGGAGATGGAGATGGACCTGCAGACTCAGAGTCAGCTCTGCAGCAGCATCATGGCCTTCATGCAGACCCAGCTCTCAcaggtgagggagaggagggtgaggaagagCAGG GACGAGTGGCTGGCTGCAGACGAGGAGGCGGGGTTTCTGAGGTGCACCGAAACCTTCGACGACgacttataa